From a single Brassica rapa cultivar Chiifu-401-42 chromosome A01, CAAS_Brap_v3.01, whole genome shotgun sequence genomic region:
- the LOC103846098 gene encoding NDR1/HIN1-like protein 2, with amino-acid sequence MGDKHQPYLNGTYYGPSVPPPLKPNRRYKPPGCCCCFNCIGSCLRCCGCCILSLICNILVAVAVILAVTALLIWLIFRPNAVKLYVTDASLNRFSLDSNNNIKIHYDLDLNFTVRNPNQRLGVYYDAIQVSGYYGEQRFGYVDVSPFYQGHKNTTVVVTKIEGQNLVVLDDGGRAGVYSIDVKLVMRVRFRFWVVKSWKFKPKVKCNDLKVPLVSSNSTSGFKFETMECDFDFY; translated from the coding sequence ATGGGAGACAAACATCAGCCATACCTTAACGGCACATACTACGGCCCATCGGTTCCTCCGCCGCTTAAGCCAAATCGCCGATACAAACCACCCGGATGCTGCTGCTGCTTCAACTGCATTGGAAGCTGTCTACGTTGCTGCGGTTGCTGTATCCTAAGCCTAATCTGCAACATCCTCGTAGCCGTAGCCGTTATCCTCGCCGTAACGGCATTACTTATCTGGCTCATCTTCCGTCCCAACGCCGTTAAATTGTACGTAACCGACGCTAGTCTAAACCGGTTCAGCTTGGATTCAAACAACAACATCAAGATACACTACGATCTCGATCTCAACTTCACGGTCCGTAACCCTAACCAACGGCTCGGAGTCTACTACGATGCGATCCAGGTCAGTGGTTATTACGGAGAACAGCGGTTCGGTTATGTAGACGTTTCGCCGTTCTATCAGGGACATAAAAACACGACGGTTGTTGTGACAAAGATCGAGGGACAGAACTTGGTGGTGCTCGACGACGGAGGGAGAGCTGGAGTTTACAGTATCGATGTGAAGCTGGTGATGAGGGTTAGGTTCAGGTTTTGGGTGGTAAAGTCTTGGAAATTCAAACCGAAGGTTAAGTGTAATGATCTCAAGGTTCCTCTCGTATCCTCTAATTCAACGAGCGGGTTTAAGTTTGAAACTATGGAGTGTGATTTTGACTTTTATTAG
- the LOC103846090 gene encoding uncharacterized protein LOC103846090 isoform X1, with the protein MMMVTAPLCPLFRPPPDPPPYKFLPLASLSLVTPPEPPDPPDVPAVVALLRYLNTSSSLFPLAMTQNPDLDFPSLTPESRGCDVPFLLLGVSSVVFGCIFSIPSTQAFTQISTLKPPSRMATKNGGGGGSPVSASDTSLPYGFLSPVIYSMQFLYGFHDGCWCWACVSLFSVAGGREVHCPLQAVEYGCGGLWFSACSSVKSVFFPNISSYME; encoded by the exons atgatgatggtgactGCTCCTCTCTGTCCGCTGTTCAGGCCTCCTCCTGACCCACCACCGTACAAGTTCCTCCCGTTGGCTTCCCTCTCTCTCGTCACTCCACCGGAACCACCAGATCCTCCGGATGTACCCGCCGTCGTTGCTCTTCTTCGCTACCTCAACACCTCTTCCAGTCTCTTTCCTCTGGCAATGACTCAAAACCCAGATCTGGATTTCCCAAGTTTGACGCCTGAGTCTCGAGGCTGTGACGTTCCCTTCTTGTTATTGGGGGTTTCATCAGTCGTCTTTGGCTGTATCTTCTCCATACCATCTACTCAAGCTTTTACCCAGATCTCAACTCTAAAGCCACCATCTAGGATGGCTACAAagaatggtggtggtggtggttccCCTGTGTCCGCTAGTGACACTTCATTACCCTACGGGTTTCTTTCTCCTGTGATATACAG TATGCAGTTCTTGTACGGGTTCCATGACGGATGTTGGTGTTGGGCTTGTGTATCTCTCTTCTCTGTGGCAGGTGGAAGAGAAGTTCATTGTCCTCTTCAAGCCGTGGAATATGGATGTGGCGGGTTATGGTTTTCCGCTTGTTCCTCAGTTAAATCAGTATTCTTTCCTAATATTTCCTCCTATATGGAGTGA
- the LOC103846090 gene encoding uncharacterized protein LOC103846090 isoform X3, producing MMMVTAPLCPLFRPPPDPPPYKFLPLASLSLVTPPEPPDPPDVPAVVALLRYLNTSSSLFPLAMTQNPDLDFPSLTPESRGCDVPFLLLGVSSVVFGCIFSIPSTQAFTQISTLKPPSRMATKNGGGGGSPVSASDTSLPYGFLSPVIYRWKRSSLSSSSRGIWMWRVMVFRLFLS from the exons atgatgatggtgactGCTCCTCTCTGTCCGCTGTTCAGGCCTCCTCCTGACCCACCACCGTACAAGTTCCTCCCGTTGGCTTCCCTCTCTCTCGTCACTCCACCGGAACCACCAGATCCTCCGGATGTACCCGCCGTCGTTGCTCTTCTTCGCTACCTCAACACCTCTTCCAGTCTCTTTCCTCTGGCAATGACTCAAAACCCAGATCTGGATTTCCCAAGTTTGACGCCTGAGTCTCGAGGCTGTGACGTTCCCTTCTTGTTATTGGGGGTTTCATCAGTCGTCTTTGGCTGTATCTTCTCCATACCATCTACTCAAGCTTTTACCCAGATCTCAACTCTAAAGCCACCATCTAGGATGGCTACAAagaatggtggtggtggtggttccCCTGTGTCCGCTAGTGACACTTCATTACCCTACGGGTTTCTTTCTCCTGTGATATACAG GTGGAAGAGAAGTTCATTGTCCTCTTCAAGCCGTGGAATATGGATGTGGCGGGTTATGGTTTTCCGCTTGTTCCTCAGTTAA
- the LOC103846112 gene encoding LOW QUALITY PROTEIN: 2-Cys peroxiredoxin BAS1, chloroplastic-like (The sequence of the model RefSeq protein was modified relative to this genomic sequence to represent the inferred CDS: inserted 1 base in 1 codon) has product MASVTSSTTLISSSTRAFPAKSSSSLPSPSLSFLRTISSPSSSASLRSAFAQRSSLSSSSRRSFAVKAQTDDLPLVGNKAPDFEAEAVFDQEFIKVKLSEYIGKKYVILFFYPLDFTFVCPTEITAFSDRYAEFEKLNTEVLGVSVDSVFSHLAWVQTDRKSGGLGDLNYPXISDVTKSISKSFGVLIHDQGIALRGLFIIDKEGVIQHSTINNLGIGRSVDETMRTLQALQYIQENPDEVCPAGWKPGEKSMKPDPKLSKEYFSAI; this is encoded by the exons ATGGCGTCTGTTACTTCTTCAACCACTCTCATCTCCTCCTCCACGAGGGCTTTCCCAGCCAAGTCTTCTTCTTCGCTTCCTTCTCCTTCCCTCTCTTTCCTTCGAACCATATCCTCTCCTTCCTCATCCGCTTCTCTCCGCTCCGCGTTTGCTCAACGCTCTTCCCTCAGCTCCAGCTCTCGCCGTAGCTTCGCTGTCAAGGCTCAGACC GATGATCTTCCATTGGTTGGAAACAAGGCCCCTGATTTTGAGGCAGAGGCTGTGTTTGATCAGGAGTTCATCAAG GTTAAGCTCTCTGAGTACATTGGGAAGAAGTATGTGATTCTCTTTTTCTACCCTTTGGACTTCACTTTCGTCTGCCCAACAG AGATTACTGCCTTCAGTGACCGGTACGCAGAGTTTGAGAAGCTGAACACAGAAGTGTTAGGTGTCTCAGTCGATAGTGTG TTCTCCCACCTTGCGTGGGTCCAGACAGATAGAAAGTCAGGAGGGCTCGGTGATCTGAACTATC TTATCTCAGATGTAACCAAATCAATCTCAAAGTCCTTTGGAGTGCTCATCCATGATCAG GGAATAGCACTGAGGGGGCTTTTCATCATCGACAAGGAAGGAGTGATCCAACATTCCACCATCAACAATCTTGGTATTGGACGAAGTGTTGATGAGACAATGAGAACTCTCCAG GCCTTACAGTACATCCAGGAGAACCCTGATGAGGTCTGCCCTGCAGGATGGAAACCAGGTGAGAAGTCGATGAAACCTGACCCAAAGCTCAGCAAAGAGTACTTCTCAGCTATTTAG
- the LOC103846069 gene encoding aluminum-activated malate transporter 8 gives MEMDLNAQVKKAGFFQRLKEFPCKLKDGVTKRIKNVQKFGKDDPRRIIHSLKVGLSLTLVSMLYYVRPLYNSFGVSGMWAILTVVVVSEFTVGGTLSKGLNRGFATLIAGALGVGAVHLARFCGDKGEPIVLGIFVFSLGAAATFSRFFPRIKQRYDYGALIFILTFSMVAVSGYRTDEILVMAYQRLSTILIGGTICILVSIFVFPVWAGEDLHKMVANNIIKLANSLEGFEGEYFPSSEKTSKETNSCVQQYKSILTSKSTEDTLANLARWEPGHGRFRLRHPWTKYLKIAGLVRQCAFHFEILNGYVLSDVKIPQDFISKIQEPCSIMSREACEALKAIAKSIKTMKRDSVCVNAHIENSKNAIQNLRIALKTSSPETEKDLLEIIPGVTMASILIEIVNYVEKISEAVEEFSGLAHFKETLDPKVSPELGQHQLLHRGSVKPVLEGDSEEENNSSPHVVINVHDEQPPTTSEKIVSGVQKTRVGVV, from the exons ATGGAGATGGACTTGAATGCTCAAGTGAAGAAAGCAGGATTCTTCCAAAGGCTTAAGGAGTTCCCTTGCAAGCTTAAAGACGGCGTCACCAAGCGCATAAAGAATGTGCAAAAGTTTGGTAAAGATGATCCAAGACGGATCATCCATTCCTTAAAAGTGGGACTTTCTCTCACATTAGTATCAATGCTGTACTATGTACGGCCTCTTTATAATAGCTTCGGGGTTTCGGGTATGTGGGCGATACTAACCGTAGTCGTAGTCTCCGAGTTCACTGTCG GTGGGACACTTTCAAAAGGTTTAAACAGAGGTTTTGCAACATTAATAGCCGGTGCCTTAGGGGTTGGTGCAGTACACCTTGCTAGATTCTGTGGAGACAAAGGAGAGCCGATTGTTCTTGGGATATTCGTGTTCTCACTAGGCGCAGCTGCAACATTTTCGCGGTTTTTTCCAAGGATTAAACAGAGATATGACTATGGTGCCTTGATTTTCATACTCACATTCAGCATGGTTGCCGTTTCGGGTTACCGTACAGATGAAATATTGGTTATGGCATATCAAAGACTATCCACCATTCTTATTGGTGGAACGATATGCATCCTTGTATCGATCTTCGTTTTTCCTGTATGGGCAGGCGAAGATCTTCACAAGATGGTTGCTAATAACATTATCAAACTCGCTAACTCTTTAGAAG GTTTCGAGGGTGAATATTTTCCATCATCGGAGAAGACTTCAAAGGAGACAAATTCGTGTGTTCAACAATACAAAAGCATTCTAACATCAAAAAGCACGGAAGATACTTTG GCGAATCTTGCGAGATGGGAACCGGGACATGGCCGATTCAGGCTACGCCATCCATGGACAAAGTACTTAAAGATCGCAGGACTCGTACGTCAATGCGCCTTTCATTTTGAAATCCTCAATGGCTATGTTCTCTCTGACGTTAAG ATACCGCAAGATTTCATAAGCAAGATTCAAGAGCCATGCTCGATCATGAGCAGAGAAGCTTGTGAAGCCCTAAAAGCCATAGCCAAATCTATCAAAACAATGAAGAGAGACAGTGTTTGTGTTAATGCACATATTGAAAACTCCAAAAATGCCATACAAAACCTAAGGATTGCACTCAAAACGTCTTCTCCAGAGACAGAGAAAGATCTCTTGGAGATCATTCCCGGAGTCACAATGGCGTCAATATTGATCGAGATCGTTAATTACGTCGAGAAGATCTCCGAGGCTGTGGAAGAATTCTCCGGTCTGGCACACTTTAAAGAGACTCTGGATCCAAAAGTGTCACCGGAATTAGGACAACATCAACTACTTCACAGGGGAAGTGTAAAGCCTGTTCTAGAGGGTGACAGCGAGGAAGAAAACAATAGCTCTCCTCATGTTGTTATCAATGTCCATGATGAACAGCCACCAACAACCAGCGAAAAAATAGTTTCGGGCGTACAGAAGACGAGAGTAGGTGTCGTGTAG
- the LOC103846121 gene encoding uncharacterized protein LOC103846121, with the protein MSRRNRNGPKLELKLNLSPPSSQGNQMNLVRSPSRSNTTSPNSCVSSETMQEEMETATSMVLVGCPRCLMYVMLSQDDPKCPKCKSTVLLDFLQQNASAATTAPAATTKRKKTWWN; encoded by the coding sequence ATGAGCAGGAGGAACAGGAACGGGCCTAAGCTTGAGCTGAAGCTGAACCTTTCGCCACCTTCTTCTCAAGGTAACCAGATGAATCTGGTTCGATCTCCAAGTCGTTCCAACACAACTTCACCGAATTCATGCGTTTCCTCTGAAACGATGCAGGAGGAGATGGAGACAGCAACCTCAATGGTTCTTGTCGGCTGCCCCCGTTGCCTTATGTACGTTATGCTCTCTCAAGATGACCCAAAATGCCCAAAATGCAAAAGCACCGTCCTACTCGATTTCCTTCAGCAAAACGCCTCCGCGGCTACAACCGCCCCCGCCGCCACCACTAAACGCAAGAAGACCTGGTGGAACTGA
- the LOC103846080 gene encoding NDR1/HIN1-like protein 1 has product MTSKDCGSHTHSRRKLIRRIIWSIIFILFIIFLTILLIWAILQPSKPRFILQDATVYAFNVSGNPPNLLTSNFQITLSSRNPNDKIGIYYDRLDVYATYHSQQITFRTSIPPTYQGHKEVNIWSPFVYGTSVPVAPFNAVSLDGDQDNGAVTLIIRADGRVRWKVGTFITGKYHLYVRCLAYINFGNKAAGVIVGDNAVKYTLTSSCSVSV; this is encoded by the coding sequence atgaCCTCCAAAGACTGTGGCTCCCACACTCACTCTCGCCGGAAACTAATCCGGCGAATAATATGGTCAATAAtcttcatcctcttcatcatcttcctcacAATCCTTCTCATTTGGGCAATCCTCCAACCTTCAAAGCCACGTTTCATCCTCCAAGACGCCACCGTCTACGCCTTCAACGTCTCCGGCAATCCACCGAACCTCCTCACCTCCAACTTCCAAATCACTCTTTCTTCCCGGAACCCTAACGACAAGATCGGCATCTACTACGACCGTCTTGACGTCTACGCTACTTACCATAGTCAACAGATcactttccgaacatcgatccCTCCGACGTATCAGGGACACAAAGAAGTGAACATCTGGTCGCCGTTTGTCTACGGGACCTCCGTTCCCGTCGCTCCGTTCAACGCCGTTAGTCTTGACGGTGATCAAGATAACGGCGCTGTTACGCTGATCATCCGTGCTGACGGTAGAGTGAGGTGGAAAGTTGGGACGTTTATTACAGGGAAGTATCATCTTTACGTGAGGTGTCTTGCGTATATTAACTTCGGTAATAAAGCTGCCGGAGTTATTGTCGGAGATAACGCCGTTAAGTATACGCTTACGAGTAGTTGTAGTGTTAGTGTCTAA
- the LOC103846090 gene encoding uncharacterized protein LOC103846090 isoform X2, producing the protein MMMVTAPLCPLFRPPPDPPPYKFLPLASLSLVTPPEPPDPPDVPAVVALLRYLNTSSSLFPLAMTQNPDLDFPSLTPESRGCDVPFLLLGVSSVVFGCIFSIPSTQAFTQISTLKPPSRMATKNGGGGGSPVSASDTSLPYGFLSPVIYRFVFGCVDWLSISSCFDLSTTLSCGREVHCPLQAVEYGCGGLWFSACSSVKSVFFPNISSYME; encoded by the exons atgatgatggtgactGCTCCTCTCTGTCCGCTGTTCAGGCCTCCTCCTGACCCACCACCGTACAAGTTCCTCCCGTTGGCTTCCCTCTCTCTCGTCACTCCACCGGAACCACCAGATCCTCCGGATGTACCCGCCGTCGTTGCTCTTCTTCGCTACCTCAACACCTCTTCCAGTCTCTTTCCTCTGGCAATGACTCAAAACCCAGATCTGGATTTCCCAAGTTTGACGCCTGAGTCTCGAGGCTGTGACGTTCCCTTCTTGTTATTGGGGGTTTCATCAGTCGTCTTTGGCTGTATCTTCTCCATACCATCTACTCAAGCTTTTACCCAGATCTCAACTCTAAAGCCACCATCTAGGATGGCTACAAagaatggtggtggtggtggttccCCTGTGTCCGCTAGTGACACTTCATTACCCTACGGGTTTCTTTCTCCTGTGATATACAGGTTTGTGTTTGGGTGTGTCGACTGGCTTTCAATCAGTTCTTGTTTTGACCTCTCTACCACTCTTTCGT GTGGAAGAGAAGTTCATTGTCCTCTTCAAGCCGTGGAATATGGATGTGGCGGGTTATGGTTTTCCGCTTGTTCCTCAGTTAAATCAGTATTCTTTCCTAATATTTCCTCCTATATGGAGTGA
- the LOC103846106 gene encoding uncharacterized protein LOC103846106 has translation MHALTNSGAVLLAVLLLFLLIFFAELTYIFCRPSPSPASKEVLLQFFMCCKKHQSRIEPTGTVSIQIEEDNGVVVAATEEEEDVAAVDKWRVSRLLFTIEEDDLEMEDDDDDDGELVRVDIPVECSRVPTPFLTPCDSPPYFTPSPSPCRNVDDDVIDVCL, from the coding sequence ATGCATGCCCTCACCAATTCCGGTGCGGTGCTACTCGCCGTCTtactcctcttcctcctcatctTCTTCGCCGAGCTCACTTACATCTTCTGTCGTCCATCGCCGTCTCCGGCAAGTAAAGAGGTTCTGCTCCAGTTCTTCATGTGTTGCAAGAAGCACCAGTCTCGTATTGAGCCAACCGGAACTGTTTCTATTCAGATTGAGGAGGATAATGGTGTTGTTGTTGCGgcgacggaggaggaggaggatgtaGCGGCGGTGGACAAGTGGCGAGTTTCGAGGCTTCTGTTTACAATAGAAGAAGATGATTTGGAAatggaagatgatgatgatgatgacggtGAACTAGTACGGGTTGATATTCCGGTGGAATGTTCCAGGGTGCCGACTCCGTTCTTGACGCCGTGTGATTCTCCTCCTTACTTCACTCCTTCGCCGTCTCCGTGTCGGAATGTGGATGATGATGTCATTGATGTTTGTTTATGA